Part of the Cucurbita pepo subsp. pepo cultivar mu-cu-16 unplaced genomic scaffold, ASM280686v2 Cp4.1_scaffold000628, whole genome shotgun sequence genome is shown below.
GATCCCTCAAACAGGAACCTACCGTCAACCCAAACCGTTTGACTGATTGTCCCcttaatattcaattattgGTGCATAAGCGAAACTAGTTTTCAGGCCATCTCGAAGCTTTCAGAGCTGAAGATCCCTCAAACAGGAACCTACCGTCAACCCAAACCGTTTGACTGACTGTCCCcttaatattcaattattgGTGCATAACCGAAACTAGTTTTTAGGCCATCTCGGAGTTTTCAGAGTTGAAGATCTCTCAAACAGGAACCTACCGTTAACCCAAACCGTTTGAATGACTGTCCCcttaatattcaattattgGTGCATAAGCGAAACTTGTTCTCAGGCCATCTCGAAGCTTTCAGAGCCGAAGATCCTTCAATTCACATTAGGGTATCTCGAAGCTTTCAGAGCCGAAAATCCCTCGATTCACATTAGGGTATACGCCTATTAAAGAGACATATCTagcatttatatttattcatttatttattattatctttttttctttggataaAAGGATTCGTTAGGATTTTGTTGGTTCAATAACCGGTTCGGTTTATCCTTTCAGTTCCGTTTATTCTTCCTCAGCTGCAACCATTCATGTCGTCTTCCAAccgttagatttttttttttctgcgaCTGATAAACCCTAGtaattagaagaagaagaagaagatcttGTGTGGATTCCATTTCCATATCCAGATATTTTGGTGGGGTGTCTTTGTAGGGACGAACCATATTCGAAACCATGGCCCCACCCTCATAAACCCTATTCCCATTTCATATCTCCTATGCGCCTTCTATCATCTCTTCTATCCTCAACGAATCCTCTTCCTCACCATTTCACTTCTCCTCTCAGAAACgccttttcctttcaattccGTAATTTCCCACGTCTTTTTTCAATGGATTCTTCCGAGCGATCGCTCAGAAATGCCCTTTCTCTAAAGCAATTGGCTGTTGAAGCTCAAGGCGATGCTGTTCGGGCCCTCAAGGCTGCCGGTGCTGCCAAGGCTGAGATTGATGCCGCTATTGAAGCTTTGAATGGATTGAAGATTGAGAAGGCTTCAATTGAGAAGCAGTTACAGGCGGTTGTTAGTGGGGCTGGCGGCGGCGATGGCGCCTTGAACAGGGAGTCGTTCCGGCAAGCTGTGGGTAACACTCTTGAGAGGCGTTTGTTTTACATTCCGTCCTTCAAGATTTACCGTGGGGTTGCTGGATTGTACGATTATGGCCCTCCCGGTTGCGCAGTCAAGtccaatgttcttgccttttGGCGTCAGGTTTGCTAATTgaattatctttttctttgagtttCTCGATTCAGAATTGTTCCCAAGTTTTGTTGCCACTGAGATTCGAAAGTGGATTCGTCATCTCTTACTGTATACATGAAAATCTGTTCAATTCAATTATGGTCTCTCTTTTTGTACTCTTTGGCAGCATTTTGTTCTTGAGGAAAATATGTTGGAAGTTGATTGCCCTTGCGTTACACCAGAAGTAGTCCTGAAAGCGTCTGGTCACGTGGATAAGTTCACGGATCTTATGGTCAAGGATGAGAAAACTGGGACCTGCTACAGGGCAGATCACTTGCTTAAGGATTTCTGTAATGAAAAACTTCAGAAAGATCTTAGCATATCCTCTGAGAAAGCAGCGGAATTAAAGCATATTCTCGCCGTCTTGGACGATCTTTCTGCTGATGAACTGGGTGCTAAAATTAAGGAATATGGTATTACAGCTCCAGATACTAAGAATCCACTATCCGATCCTTACCCATTTAACTTAATGTTTCAAACCTCAATTGGCCCATCTGGCTTGCTCCCTGGGTGAGTATTCGATGCgctttcattttgatttactTCATTTTCGAATCAGTATATTGTAACAATTTTCTATTCAACTTGTGACTTTTTGCCATTTAGTTCTCATATTTTACACAGGAGAAAATGGTTGACTCTCGGTCAATGCTAATTTAGATGTGTAAATATGTAAATGCTGCAGATACATGCGCCCTGAAACAGCTCAAGGCATATTCGTCAATTTCAAAGATTTGTATTATTACAATGGAAACAAACTACCCTTTGCTGCAGCACAAATTGGGCAGGCTTTTAGAAATGAGGTTATatactatttttcttaaattgcAAGATGGTTAGCCACTTGTTTTTGAGCTTcttaattatgtttataaGCTATGGATGAGACAGTAGTGTTACAAGAATGACCCGTGTTTCACTTTGTACATTACCATGCCTCCTATTTAGCGGTTCTTGCAATTGTTGCTTTCAAATGTGTGAGATTGcatatcggttggaggggagaacaaaacattccttataagggtgtgaaaacctctccttagaagacgcgttttaaaaccgtgaggtcgatggtcaaagcggacaacatctgctagcggtgggcttgggctgttacaattggtatcagaaccagtcACCGGGAGGTGTGCTAACAAGGGCGCTGGGCCCCAATgagtgtggattgtgagatcccacatcggttggagaggggaacgaaacattccttataagggtgtgaaaacctctccttagaagacgtgttttaaaaccgtgaagtcgagggtcaaagcggacaatatctgctagcggtgggcttgtgACAAAATGGTTCTTCTTGCTGGCCCTTGTCCTAGGTTTACCTGTGTTATAGCCTTTGGTGTGTAAGTTCAATTCCCAGCCCATTTGTCTTACTACAGATATCTCCTCGACAAGGGCTGCTTAGAGTTCGTGAATTCACACTAGCAGAGATTGAGCACTTTGTTGATCCAGAAGACAAATCTCATCCAAAATTTGCTGATGTTGCCAATTTGGAGTTTTTAATGTTTCCAAGAGAAGACCAAATGTCTGGTAATTCTGCAAGGAAAATTCCATTGGGTGAAGCTGTTTCTAAGGTTTGTGTATTGATTTTCTCTGCCTCCTTTATTTCACCACCATGTCTCCTGTACCTTTTTACTAAGCTGATTTCTTATATCATGATGCAGGGAACTGTAAATAATGAAACTCTTGGCTACTTCATTGGGAGAGTATATCTTTTCCTAACTCGCCTTGGCATAGACAAAAACCGTTTGCGTTTTCGTCAGCACCTTGCAAATGAAATGGCTCATTATGCAGCTGACTGTTGGGACGCCGAGATTGAATGTTCTTATGGTTGGATTGAATGTGTTGGTATTGCTGATAGATCTGCATATGATTTACATGCTCACACGGTACGAACTCAGCCGAAACCTTATGTTTtccaaataattgtaattCAATACGGtgtctttaattttatggCAGAAATTCCATTACTAGTTTAGTTTTCATTGAGCTCATTTAAACTGTCTTATTGTTCGATAGGATTTGTAAGATAGAAGTGTCTTTTAACAGTTCTACCATTAAGATAGTGTCTATAATTTCAAGTTGCATGTAAAATAGACTCATATTTGttccttttcctctccttTTAATAGGAAAAAAGTGGTGTTCCACTTGTAGCACATGAGAAATTTGCTGAACCAAGAGAAGTTGAGGTACTGCTCATTCTTATAGAGATCTGCAACTACCTTCATGACAAAGTTTGTTCAATGCTTCactcatgaaattaaattacagAAATTGGTCATTGCTCCTGTTAAGAAAGAACTTGGCCTCGCTTTCAAGGGAAGTCAAAAGAACGTGGTCGAAGCTTTGGAGGTAAATTATGGAATTTTTTCTGCTGGGTATTTACAGCATCTGTAAATTTTTCGAAAACCCGACGCATTGCAATATGTTTTAGGcaatgaaggagaaagaagccTTAGAGATGAAGGCAACTCTAGAATCCAATGGAGAGGTGGAGTTCTATGTCTGCACTCTGGCGAAAAACGTGTTGATCAAGAAGAGTATGGTTGCAATTTccaaggagaaaaagaaggagcATCAGAGGGTTTTCACACCATCTGTGATTGAGCCCTCTTTTGGTATTGGTCGGATTATCTATTGCCTCTTTGAACACTCTTACTACATGCGACCAAGCAAAGCAGGAGATGAACATTTAAATGTATTTAGATTTCCACCTCTAGTGGCACCTATCAAGTGCACAGTTTTCCCACTTGTTCAGAATCAACAGTACGAACAGGTTGCTAAAGTTATTTCAAAGTCATTAACTGTTGCTGGTATTTCCCATAAAATTGACATCACAGGTACTTGAACGAACTTTCATCTTCGTTTTGTTGTTCAtctttgtgtgtgtgtttgtaaCTTCTCTGTTTGGTTTAAAATCATGATCTTTATCTGACTTCTCTTCTTCTACATTGAAGTGATTATATGTTCTTcgttaaaaaatgttaacagGTACATCGATAGGAAAACGATATGCACGAACCGATGAGCTTGGCGTTCCTTTTGCAATCACTGTCGATTCAGCATCTTCGGTGACAATTCGAGAGAGGGATAGCAAGGACCAGATTCGTGTGGGCGTGGAAGAGGCAGCATCGGTCGTGAAAGATGTAACGGATGGTTTTAGAACATGGGAAGATGTATGGTCTACATTCCCACATCACGTCTCTGCATCTGCAGAAGATTGAGTTTAACTTTTAGCAGGTTCTCCAGTCTGAGTTATTTTTAGTGTGCATTTGAAAGGAAACAGCATTGGATACATTTTGTAGTTGATTTCAAGATCCTTCTCTTTTGTCTATAAAAGTAATTACTATGGATAATACTTGGAAGGTTGTTTTtctccaaaaagaagaaattttagTGTCACCATTGGGCATGGTATGCATATATGACTTGCCAAGGATCACGAGTTGACGAACTTTCATATGCCTGGTTGGATGGGTGTTCGAGAagttttaattacaaatatgGCCCATGGATCGGTTCTTAATAAAGCGCATCTTAGAACTTCTCCATGGTGAGGCTCAATAGTTTTCGGTTGGTATGATACTTGCCTGAAATAGTTTAGTAAGGCATTATTATGCCCCGAAAGTATCTACGAACAACAAGTATGAACGAGTGAAGAGTAAGTATAAATGAGTGAAGTTTGATTAAGGATGAAATCACCTAAACTAAGGATCGATAAAGCCACAAAGACTAGCAAAAGTAGAGCCACAAAGACTAGCAAAAGTAGAACGagattagaattttatttcaaatcgATCATGATTGAACGATCACACGTATCTAATGCTCAAAATGcatattaatgtaatattcaagagataataataatttataaaatatttaaatagattatggcatattaaatataaaattaaaaattcaaacatattaaagatataatattttattgaggCAGGGGCAAAGTGGTAAATTTGAGAAAGTTTAGGCCAACGGCCGGCTCGTTTCAGACAATTGTGTAAATTTTAGAGAAGTTGGACATGGGCGAAAATTTGGTGTATAGAAGAAGGCTGAATCCAAATCTCAagcaaaatcaacaaaatgttGCTATAATCTAATCGAATTCCATTCCGGATGCTAATTTCCTTGCGATTGATTCATGACATTGGCATCTTCGTAGTATCCGATCCACACCAATTCCTAAAACATCAGAAGGGGCAGCCATGGGAGTACATTCAGCTTCCTCCATTgacggaggaggaggaggaggaggaggttaCCGAGATGCCGAATCTCTGTTCCGAACGAAAACCATTTCTGAAATTCGGGAGGTGGAATCCTCCACCCGTGCGCAGATCCAGTCCAAGCAAGAGGAGCTACGGCAACTCGTCGGTAACCGTTACCGAGATCTGATCGACTCCGCCGACTCCATTGTTCTCATGAAGTCGACTTCCCATTCAATTTCATC
Proteins encoded:
- the LOC111785663 gene encoding glycine--tRNA ligase, mitochondrial 1-like — translated: MRLLSSLLSSTNPLPHHFTSPLRNAFSFQFRNFPRLFSMDSSERSLRNALSLKQLAVEAQGDAVRALKAAGAAKAEIDAAIEALNGLKIEKASIEKQLQAVVSGAGGGDGALNRESFRQAVGNTLERRLFYIPSFKIYRGVAGLYDYGPPGCAVKSNVLAFWRQHFVLEENMLEVDCPCVTPEVVLKASGHVDKFTDLMVKDEKTGTCYRADHLLKDFCNEKLQKDLSISSEKAAELKHILAVLDDLSADELGAKIKEYGITAPDTKNPLSDPYPFNLMFQTSIGPSGLLPGYMRPETAQGIFVNFKDLYYYNGNKLPFAAAQIGQAFRNEISPRQGLLRVREFTLAEIEHFVDPEDKSHPKFADVANLEFLMFPREDQMSGNSARKIPLGEAVSKGTVNNETLGYFIGRVYLFLTRLGIDKNRLRFRQHLANEMAHYAADCWDAEIECSYGWIECVGIADRSAYDLHAHTEKSGVPLVAHEKFAEPREVEKLVIAPVKKELGLAFKGSQKNVVEALEAMKEKEALEMKATLESNGEVEFYVCTLAKNVLIKKSMVAISKEKKKEHQRVFTPSVIEPSFGIGRIIYCLFEHSYYMRPSKAGDEHLNVFRFPPLVAPIKCTVFPLVQNQQYEQVAKVISKSLTVAGISHKIDITGTSIGKRYARTDELGVPFAITVDSASSVTIRERDSKDQIRVGVEEAASVVKDVTDGFRTWEDVWSTFPHHVSASAED